GGGCGCGACATCGTGAGCGCGGATGACCGAGGCACCGTGCAGCACGGCGATGGCGGCGGCGGCAAGCGATGCCGGAAGGCGCTCGTTCGGGTCGTCGCGCCCGGTGATCTTTCCGAGAAAAGACTTGCGCGAAGCTCCCACCAGCAGGGGGCGGCCAAAGCGGCGAAACCGCTGGAGATGCCGGAGGATGTCCAAGTCCACTTCGAACCAAGGGCGACTCGCAAGCCGATAAAATCCAATGCCCGGATCGAGAACGATTCGTTCCGTGGCGATGCGTGCTTGCCGGGCCCGCCGGAGGCATGCGCGCAACAGTTGCTCGACGAGCACTAGCGTAGGCCGGAGCTCGCGGGTGGTGGGCTGAGCCATGAGCACCACGCCCTCGGCTTGGCGAGCGATGTCGGCCATCTCGGGATCGGCAGCGAGCCCACTGACGTCATTGACGATCCGAGCTCCTGCTGCCAGGGCAGCGGCGGCAACTTCGGCACGTTGGGTATCCACGGACAGGGGGAGATGCGTCTCCGCGCGCGCCACCCGGACCGCAGCCACCAACCGCCGGCGCTCTTCCTCTGCGGGAATCCATCCCTTCCGATATGGCGCAGTGGACATCGCACCCAAGTCGATGAACGATGCGCCGGCCTCGGTGGCCTCGCGCACGCGTTGTGCCAGAACGCGGTGACTGCGAGCCACCGAGGCCGCAAAGAACGACTCCGGGCTCACGTTGATGGCCGCCATGAGGCGGGTGGGAAAGCCGTCTCCCACCTCGATTCCGGCAAGATTTGCGTAAAT
This genomic interval from Candidatus Binatia bacterium contains the following:
- a CDS encoding dihydropteroate synthase — translated: MRKSASRNGRANKRRLRIYANLAGIEVGDGFPTRLMAAINVSPESFFAASVARSHRVLAQRVREATEAGASFIDLGAMSTAPYRKGWIPAEEERRRLVAAVRVARAETHLPLSVDTQRAEVAAAALAAGARIVNDVSGLAADPEMADIARQAEGVVLMAQPTTRELRPTLVLVEQLLRACLRRARQARIATERIVLDPGIGFYRLASRPWFEVDLDILRHLQRFRRFGRPLLVGASRKSFLGKITGRDDPNERLPASLAAAAIAVLHGASVIRAHDVAPTRDAVRVAEAVARGLR